DNA from Sphingomonas psychrotolerans:
CGGTTATGGTGCAGTCCTACGGGGACCTGCTCGTCGCCTCCGATCATCGGCGGCGGCGGAACGAGAGCGACTATGTCATGGGGCTGAGCGGCCCTACCCGCGCCCTTGCGGATCTGACGATCCGGAAACCGGCCTCGCTGGCGGTCGATATCGGCTGCGGCAGCGGGCTGCAGGCCTTGCTGGCATCGCGGCATAGCGCGCGAGTGCTTGCCTGCGACGTGAATCCGAGAGCGCTCGATTTCGCGCGCCTGAACGCGCAACTGAACGGAATCGCCAATATCGACGTGGCCGAAGCCGACCTATTCGATTTCGCGCTCGATCGCCCGGCGGAGTTGGTGGTTTGCAATCCGCCCTATGTGATCTCGCCCGACCATTCGCAGGCGTATCGGGACAGCGGCCGGGAAGAGGATGGCGTCTGCGCGCATCTGGCCGGACTGCTGCCCAGACTTCTGAGCATGGGCGGAACCGCACAATTCCTGGCCAATTGGGCGGTTCACAAGGGCGGTACATGGCCGCAGCGGCTCGGACAGTGGTTCGCCGGCAGCGGATGCCATGTTTCCATCCTGCACGAAGTGACCGAATCTCCCGCCGACTACACGATCAAATGGCTCCGTCAGAGCGATCCCCATGCGCTCGCCGCGGACCAGCCCGCCTTTGCCCGCTGGATGGGCTATTTCGACCGGCGGGAAATAAGCGGGATCGCCTATGGCCTGGTCACGATCCAGCGGACTGGAGGCGCCGCGAGCTTCGCGATCGACGAGGCGCCCGATCACTATATCATGCCGTGCGGGGACGCGCTGGCGGCCTTTCTCGCGAGGAAGCGCCGGCTGCGGGCGCTCGACGGGGACCTTCTGGACCTGCGCCTGCGCCGCGCATCGAACATGCGGCTGGTGCAATCCGCGCATTTCCACAACGGCCAGTGGATCGCCGGCCAGGTCCGGGCGAGCCTAGCCGACGGGCTTCGCTGGAGCGAGGATCTCGGTCCGGAATCCGCGCGGCTGTTCGAACTCATCGACGGCCAAAAGACCCTCGGCGCCCTGCTCGGCGACATTCTCGAGGAAGAAGACCCGCCAGCAGCTCGCACTCTTTTCCGGACCGTGGTGACGGCAATCGAAAAGGGATTGCTGACCATCGCCGATACGGCGTGGGACGAAGAGAATGAAATGCCGTGAGCCGGACTCAGTGCAGCTATTTGTGCGCAGCGAGCGCCGCATGGTTGTTAGCAGTCTGATGGCTCGCAACCGATCGTTGCGCGGGGCGGTCGAACGGCTGCGGAAATCGTGAACGCAGGGGATGGAAGGGAATTTCTATCGGTTCTCCGGAACTGCTGCGCGGCGGTCTGGACTAAGCTCTCCGGTATTGGAGAACCCGTCTTGAGAACCGGTAGAATGCGGACCCAAGAATGCGCGTGAGCAGGCTGCCTCAGCTTGTGAGAGGCTAGACCTTATGGTTCGAGCGACGTGTCCGTCGCACCGATGACAGATTCGTGCTCCGGGTAGAATTCGACAGCAGTTATAATGCACATGACTCATCATAACTTCGGACGATCTCGTACCTTAGCGCAGATGTCTGTTTGATCCGGAGCGCCTGCGATCGCAGCGTTTTTTGGTAAGGGTTGCTTAGCGTCCAATACCCAGATCGGGACGGGGGCGATATGGGCGTTATAGATAGCCCAACCAGGATTCACCGAGCTTGTCGTAAACATCGGTGGTGAGGTTGTAGAATGATGGAAACCGTAGCGCTGTGAAATGCCGGCGCCGCAAAGGAACACCACCTCGCCCTTCTCTTGAAGCGCTATAAGACGGTCAGGAATATCGGCGGTATCGTCCGTGAAGCGCATAGAGACGACAATCGCTTCGGTCTCTTGGTGTTGCAAGCCACTCTTCGCTAATTGAAAGTATGAACGCGCGGACCTGGCGAGACGAACGTCGCCGCGACGTCCGGCTCGCCGGGGTCCGCTACAACCCTCAGAACCGCAGGCTGCCGCCCACCAGGATCGTGCGTCCGCTTGCCGTGTTGGTCATCATCCGCTCGGCATCCTTGTCGGCATATTGCACGATCGGCTCGTTGCCGATGTTGATCGCTTCCACCGTCAGCTGGAAGCGCGGGGTGACGTTGAAATAGGCCGAAGCATCGAAGTTTGCGGTGCCTTTGATATATTCACCGATATTGCCGTTGCCGCCGCTGCCCCAGCGATACTTGCTGCGCATCGCAGCCGATGCGCGCACGCCCCATTTGCCCGTGTCGTAATAGACGGTCGCGTTCGAAGACAGCTTCGAAAGATTGGTCAGCGGAAGCTTCACGGCCTTGCCCGAAAAGAGCACGTCGGTGGAGCCGTCGGCGATCGTGACATTGCCGAGCATCCCCAGGCGATCGAACGGCGCGGGCAGGAAATCGAAATCGCGCTTGGCGGCCAGTTCGATACCCTTGATCGACGCGCCTGCCCCGTTCACCGGCCGGGTATAGTTGAACAGGATCGCCGGATCCTGGCCCGGCAGCAGCAGCGATATCGGGAATCCCGTGCTGTTGTACGGCACCGGCGTGGTCTCTGCGGTGATGAACGACTTCATGTTCTTGTAGAACAGGCCGAGCGCCAGAAAACCGCGGGTCCCATCATAATATTCGAGCGAGGTCTCGACCGAATCGGCGAGGAAGGGTGCCAGATTGGGGTTGCCGGCGCTGATCGTGCCGCCGAACGCAGCGACGTTGATCGTCGCCGCCGCGCGCATGTCGGCAAGCGCAGGGCGGTTGACGTTGCGATTGGCGCTCAATCGCAGCACCAGCGAGCGATCGAGATCGAAGGCGATATTGGCCGCGGGCAGGAAGCCATCATAGCTGTTGGTGATGGCGACCGGCGTCAGCGTTGTCCCGGTCAGCGCCGTACCCACCGAATCGAGCGTGGTGCGGTAATAGCGTACCCCGAGATCGGCGCGGACGCCAACGCTGCCGAGCGTCGTCTTGAGATCGTATTGGAGATAGCCGGTGAAAGTCTTCTCGCGCAATTCATAGTCGCCGCCAGCAATGTTATTGCTGGCGTTGACGTTACCGCCGAGCCCGAGCACCTTGAAGGTCCCGGCGATGTCGGCGATGATATAGGGCGCCAGGCTGTCATATGGGACGATCTTGGTCGGCACGGTCGGCAACCCCGCCAGGCCGTCATAATTGAAGACCACCCGGCGCTGCCAGCCGTCATTCTCGAAACGCTTGTACGCGGCGCCGGCCTTGAGCGTCGAACCCTCGGCGACGCGCCAGGCCAATTCGGCCTTGGCATTGTAGAATTCGCTGCCGATGTGATCGTCGCGGCTTTCCGCGCCGTTCAGGCCCCATTTGGTGGGATCGGTAACATCGAAGCCATAGCTGTTTCTGGGGTTGGCGGTGTTCATCCCGGAAAAGCTGTAACTTTGGCCGACCGATTCCAGATACACCTGATCATAGCTGGAGCCGAAGGACGATTTCGACCAGCCGGCGAGGACCGTCCCGCTGAGATTGTCGGTGAAATCGGTGCGGCCGTTAAGCGCGACCTGCCAGAAATCGGTCTGGTCGACAGTCCGGCGGGTCTCGGTGCGCATGTCGACGCCGCTGAATGACGCGCCAACGATGCTGTTGAAGCTGTCGAGCGTGACATCGGTCAACACCTGCGTGCCGGTGACGTTATTGGCCGAGACGCCGTTGGTGCCGGCAGCGCCCAGCACATCGGTTTCGCGATTGTTGGTGAGTTTGCCGTACAGGACGTCGAGCGTCACGTCGGTGCGTTCGTCGGGATGATATTGCAGCGCCGCGGTCACCCCCAGGCGTTCGCGCTTGTTGAACCAGCTCGCATAGGTCTGCGCGCGGCTGTTCCACACGCGATTGGCGCCGGTGGCGCCCACCAGCAGGGCGCGGTCGGGGGCGGAGATGTTGGACCCGACATTGGCGGCACCGAAATTGATCTGCGACCAGTTCCAGTTACGATAGCCGAATTCGATCGTGTCCGCGGTGCTGTACGCCACCGACACCAAGGCGCCAAAATCGCCCCAGCGATTTGAGATCAGGCCGACCAGCCGCGGCGTCACCGTCTCGCTATATTGGTTGCTCTGGGCCTTGGCCGAGACCACCGCGGTCAACCCGCCAAAGTCGAACGGCTTCGCCGTGTGGAGGCCGATCGTGCCGCCGATCCCGCCTTCGTCCTGCTCGGCAGCATAGGATTTTTCGACGGTGACCTCGTTGAACAGCTCGGACGCGAAAATGCTGTAGTCGAACGAACGCGAGCGGCTGATGCTGCTGCGGCTGTCGAGGCCCGACGAGGTGTTGGTGAGCACTTCCATGCCGTTGAGCTGGGTCCGGGTGAAATCGGCGCCGAGGCCGCGCAGCGAGATCTGGCGCCCCTCGCCGCTGTCGCGAGTGATCGCGACGCCAGGGACGCGCTGAAGCGATTCGGCCAGATTCTGGTCGGGGAACGCCGCGATGTCCTGCGCCACGATCACTTCGCGCGATCCGGTGGCCGCCTTTTTAAGTTGCGCGGCGCGCGAAAGGCTCTCGCGATAGCCCGAGACCACGATCTCCTCGCTGTCCAGCTCGTCGACCGACGCCGGATCGGCCGCATCTGCAACCGTGTTGTGGCCTTGGCGCTCGAGGATCACCGTATCGCCGATAATGCGGCCGCCGACCGCGCTTCCCGCGGTTAGCTGGCGCAGCGCTTCTTGGGCATCCATCCTGCCGCGGAGTCGATTGCTGCGCAGGCCGTTCAACATCGCGGGGGAGGTGGCCACCTGCAGCCCGGTAACGCGCGAGAAGGCGAGCAAGGCCTCGCTCATCGCCTGTGGCGGCAGGTTGAAATCAAACTGACGCCTCGGTGCCGCCGCAGCCTGCGCCATCGATGGCGACCAGGCGACGCTCGACAACGCCACCGAGCAGAACAGCAATTGCGAAATGCGACCTGTATATATCATCATAACCCCCGAGTTTGTCCGTTTCGGAGGGCATGACGGGCGCGGCGAACGAAACCCGACAAAAAAAGTTCAGTCTTTTTTAAAGTCTGAATTGTTTCGGAATTGCTACAAAATTGATTATCGAATATATGGCATCATTTAACCGCATTATAATTTTATAAATTAGATTAATTTCTGTAGATACGGAGGATGGCTGTTCCAAACTATTTTGGGCCATCTGGCCATTTGCTAGATAAACCTAAATTTTATTGAATTGCAGGCCTTCGCAAGGATCGGCCGGACGGCTCTGCCAAATTGTCACAATGCGATCATAGACGCGCCGCACGACCAATGCGGGATAGCGCGTGCCTGTTTCCCTTCCCCAGATCGACGATATGCCGGGTGCCGTTCCCGAAGATTGGGAGGCGATCGGCGCGGCGATCGGCCGCTATGTGCGTGGGCGCACCCGCCGCAGCGATCTGGTCGAGGAGGTGGTGCAGGAGACGCTGTCGCGGCTGGTCGAGCAGAGCCGGCAGAAAACGCTGGTCAGCATCTATGCGCTTGGCTTCCGGATTGCCGCCAACCTCCTGGTTGATCATCATCGCCGCGACCGCCGTTATTTGAACGGACCCGAGATGGAACAAGTCAGCGAAGCGCCGCTGCCCGATCGCATAATCGCCGGACGGCAGGAATTGTCGGTGCTGATCGACGCGCTGGCGGCAATGCCGCCGCTACGGCGCGAAGTCGTGGTGCGGCGGCGGTTGCGCGGCGAAAGCTGTGCGGCGATCGCCCGGGATCTGGAACTGAGCCTGAAAGCCGTCGAAAAGCACATCACCCGCGGGCTGGCCGATTTGCACCGGGCCATGGCGGCGAGTGACAATTGATGACGCGCGACCCGCAGATTGCCGCGGATGCCGCCATGTGGGTCAACCGGCTCGACCAGCCGGTGATCGACACTTCGGTCAGCGCCGCGTTCGACGCCTGGATGGCCGCCGACGCCCGCCACCGCGAGAAATTCGCCGATCTTCAGGCGCTATGGCATTCAGACACGCTCACCCAGGCGCTCGATCAGTCGGAAGCCACGGTGGTGAGCAATGCCCCGGTTGCGGTGGTCGCGCATTTCTCCGGCCTGCGGCGATCTGCGCCATGGCTGGCAGCTGCCGCGTGCGCAGCGATGCTGATGCTATTCCTGCTGGTGCCGGGTCTGCAGGTCGAAACCTACCGAACCGGAACCGGCAACGGCCAAGCGATCGTCCTGGCCGATGGTTCGCATGTCGAGCTTAGCGGCGATGCCGAACTCAGCATTCGCATCCTGCCGTGGCGCCGCGACGCAACGCTGGTGCGCGGCGAAGCATTTTTCGACGTCGCGCACGAGGGCTGGCGCCCGTTCCGGGTGCAGAGCGGAGCAAGCTCGGTGCGTGTGCTCGGCACCGCTTTCAATGTCGATCGTCAGAGTCCGACGCGTACCGCGGTCGAAGTCTATCGCGGCGCGGTGACGTTCGCGGCGGGGGGTGCCGAGAATATCGTGCTGCGCAAGGGCGACCGGGCGCGCGCAGTCGATGATCGCATCGCCGCGCAGGCACCCGGCCCCAATGCCCCCGGGCATGACAAGCCGGACTGGACCGCAGGCTGGTTCGAAGCCGCCGACGTTCCGATGAGCGTGCTGATCGCCAAGGTGCAGCGCTATTCGGTGCGGCCGATCCGCCTGCGCGATCCCGGGCTGGCGGCCCTGCCGGTGAGCGGACGGTTCCAGGTCTCGAACCCGGCGCGCGTACTCAAAGCGATCCGCGGCGCCTATGCGCTTGAAATCCGCTACGATCGCGATGCGATCCGCATCGCGCCTGCGCCCGGCGTTCCGGGTTCCTAAAAAAGTGCGCGGTCTGTCGGGTTGAGGGCACCTGCACCGTCTTTCCTGAACTGGCCAGTGCTGGAGGATCCATGTCCGACAAGTTTTACGACCGCCGCGACCTGATCAAAGGCGGAGCGGGGCTGGCGCTGCTTGCTGCGGCCAGCCCGACGCGCCTGCTGGCCACCCCGGGTTTTCGCCACTATCCGTTCACGCTCGGGGTCGCCGCAGGCGATCCCGCGCCTGATGGCTTCGTGCTGTGGACTCGCCTCGCCCCCGCGCCCGAAGCTTCCGATGGCGGCATGCCCCCGCACGATGTTCCGGTACGCTGGGAAGTTGCGGAAGATGCCGACTTCCGACGGATCGTCCGCTCGGGCAGCGCCATCGCCAGGGCGAGGCTGGCGCATTCGGTACATGTCGAAGTAAGTGGGCTGCGCTCGCACCGGCCGCATTGGTATCGTTTCCTCGTCAGCGGCGCCGATGCCAGCCCGGCGGGACGCGCGCGGACTGCACCGGCGATCGGCGCGCCAGTCGATCGGCTGCGGTTGGCGATGGCCGGCTGCCAGAATTTCGAGATGGGCTATTTCACCGCCTACGCGCATCTCGCGCGCGAGCCCGATCTCGACGCGGTGTTCCATTATGGCGACTATATCTACGAGTTGGGACCCGGCGCCACGCCCGGCCCGCGCCGCCATGTCGGGGAGGAACTGGCTTCGCTTGCAGATTATCGCCGGCGCTATGCGCAGTACAAGGCAGATCCCGATCTGCAAACGGCGCACGCGGCAACGGCGTTCATCATGTCGTTCGACGATCACGAGATCGACGACAATTGGGCCGGCGCACTCGACAAGGACGGCAACACCGCCACGGTGTTCGCGCCGCGCAAGGCAGCAGCGCTCCAGGCCTGGTACGAACATGTTCCGGTCCGCCTCGCCCAACTGCCCGGACCGCGCAGCGCAATGTATCGCCGCCTCGATTATGGCTCGCTGGTGCGCGTGCACGTGCTCGATACCCGCTCGCATCGCAGCGACCAGCAATGCGAGCGCCTTGGGCTGACGCGTGCGGAGAGGAATCAATGCCCGCGCGTCGACCGGCCCGAGCGCACCATGCTGGGGGCGGCGCAGGAGGCCTGGCTGGATCGCGGGCTCGCCAATGACGCGCGCTGGAACCTGATCGCGCAGCAAGTGATGGTGATGCCGCACGATTCGCGAAAGGACGGCAGCAGCGCGACCGAGACCAGCACCGACAATTGGAACGGCTATCCGCTGGCCCGGCAGCGCCTGATCGACAGCATTCGTCGGCGCCGGCTGACCAACGTGGTGATCGGCAGCGGCGACGCGCATCAGAACTACATCGGCGCGGTGCCGCTCGATGTGCGCGACGTGGACGGTCCGGCGATCGCCAGCGAATTCCTCGCAACTTCGATATCGTCGGGGGGCACCGGCAATGCCCGGCACGCCGATGAGCTGGATGCGCTCCGCAACAACCCCAATATGCGCATGATCAACAACCAGCGCGGCTACCATATCCACACGATCGCGCCTGATCGCTGGGAGACCGAGGTCAAGGTGATCGATCAGGTCGACCGACCGGGCGGGAGCATCGCCACGCTGGCCACCTTCCAGGTCGATCCCAGACGGCCCGGCCCCGAGCTGGCCTAGCCCCCTTGTTCGGCTCCGTCGTCTTTTCGGACGACAGCTTCCCAACATCCATCGCTATCAAGCTACCGGATCGGCCTCCCGCAAAAACGGGCGGAAGGCCAGCGCCGTCGCGGGAAAGGGCCCCGCCACCGTCGCTCTACTCCGTAGCGCCGAAGTCCGGGGCGTGGTGATCGCCGCCGCCGCTTCGCGGTGTGCGGTGAAGGTGCTGGCGAAGGGGGTGGTGGGCCCAGTTCCGGCCGCCAAGCAGCACCTGAATCAATGTCCGGTGTTCGGAGGCGCTTTAGCCGCCGCCAATGTCCGAATGTGGGTCGAGCCGGTCCGGTCAGATCTCTGTCCCCTCCGACAACTCCAAGCGTCTTCGACATCGACGCCAAGGTAGCTCTCGATCTTGGCATGCCCGAGCAGGATCTGAACAGCGCGTAGATTGCCGGTGGCCTTGTAGATAATCGAAGCTTTCGTGCGCCAAAGCGAGTGCGTGCCGTAATCCTCGGCTTGGAGGTCGCTGCCGGTGACCCACTCGCGAACGAGGCGAGCAATGGGGATGGAAAGGGTGACTGAAGATATGCCTAGGGAGTCGATCTCTTCTCAAGGGCGATGGAGTAGGTGATCCTGTCAGGTGAGACCTTTGTGACGGTGATCGCGAGGTCACGGATATAGACCTTGCGTTCGCCCAAGCCGGCCGTTTCGATCTGACCCGAGCCGGGATTCACCAGGTCGTCGATCGAGTAACCGCGGATCTCGAACCGCATCTGGCCGTCCTTTATTCCCTGATAGGCGATGTCGTAGATCCGGCCCGCCTCGATCGGATCATAAGCGGCGGGGTTCGGAGCCTCGGCGCCCTTGGAATAATCGCGAGGCGGTACCATCGGCTGGCCCATTCCGACGGTCTGCACCTGCCCAAACGTGGCCGGGGCAGGCGCGGAGGAACGAACGATCGGTACGGCTTTGTCCTTTGCCATCCGCTCCTGAAGCGCGAGGGGTGACATCGCGCCATCGCGCTGCGCGAGAAGTGCCTCTGTGAAAGCGACATCGTCGATGGTGAGCGGGAAATATCCGACCGCGTGGCGGACGGCCGGCTTGGAACACACAAAGTCCAGCTCCGATTGGGCGAGGGCATCGGTCGCCTCGGCCATCTCCACCTTCGCGCGAGTTGAGGTATCGATCACGGTCTCGTCATATCCGAAGCGCTGCACGCCACCCCAACCCAACCGACGCCTCACGCAATCGGCCTCCATGAAAGAGACGGTCCTTGCGACGGGATTGCCCGGCTGCCGGATAACCTCCTTCGCAGCGAAGCGGACGATATCCCCTTCGCGCTCCATCGTATCTGTGTCGATGAACAGGACGCGATCCTGGCTTTGACCGACATACCACCAGGGCGCAGCGGCAGCAGGCGCCGCGGCCAGTACAAATGTGGCGGCGAACAATGCGCCAGACAGTTCACGCGACAATCCTATTCCTCTCACCGATATCAGCCTGATGGCTTGGCTGCGAATAGCTGGTGAAGACCTAGCGGACCGAACGAAACAGTATCGGCCAATCTCCCGGCTCGATCCCGCCACAGGATTGCTGCAGCGTCATTTCCGACAGCAGGAAAGATCTTCCGTCCCAGATCCAGCTTGCCGACACGCCGCAATCGGCAAGACCACGCCCCTTGGCCGCCATGCTGAGCGTGCCGGTCTTTGCGTCGAAGGCGCCCTCGGTGAAATAGGCCGCATCGGAGCGGTCGGACCCATTGCTGAGATACGGGGTCGGGGCGATCAGCCGGCGCGCGGCGCCACCGCGCCGTGGCGCGATGAAAGCTAGTGAGGAACCCTGATATGCCCCCATGATGCAGGGGATCAGCACAAGGGCCTGGCTGTCATCGAGCGCGTGCGCTTCCGGCATTTCCGGCGTCTCCCCGCAACCTTCCTTCTCGAACAAAGCCTTCTGGTTCGCCCGTACGGCTCGAATCAACCGTTGTTCCTCGCCAGTTGCGAAGCTCGCCAGGACTGGGCGGTTGGGAATCCTCGGAAGCGCAGGCGGCGCAGGAACCTGCGATGCCGGCTTCTCGCCTGTCCGGAGCAGTGCGGTTACTCCGCCCCCTCTGTGCTGCCGATCATCGAGGCGCAGGATGGCCGCCGCGAAGCCATCGAGCGGCACCTCGTCGCCTTCGGCGAGTGTTACTTTGGAGGCACTGCGCAGCTTCAGTACAAGCGCGCGTATCACCTCGAGATTGTCGGTTGTGGCCGTGGTCTCGTCATCGGAAGTCGTGATTTCCCAAGCCGGCCCCGCGAGGCCAGCCGGCTGGCCGTCGATCCGGATGTCCGTCAGTGCGAATTTATGGGTGGCGCTTATCGAAGCGCTCAACGATCCCCTCGGGCCAGCATCCCGCTCGATCCTGATCTCGGAACCCTGATAGCGGTCCGGGAAGCCCTTCGTGATGCAAGTTAGCGTGTTGTCGCAAGCGACGAACCACGATCCGTAGGTGTCATAAGACTGGACGGTGTCGCGCGGCGGTGACGCTGCGACCGACAAGATGGCCGTCGCCAGGAGAGGGAGGATCGATCCTGCACAACTGGCTTTCGTCAACGTCGCTCGCTCTCGAAATGGCAAGCTCCTCAAACGACCTTTAACAAGCTTCGATCCGGGAACGGCAAGTTTACCCGCCTCGCACCTGGAAGCGGCCGGTCGGGAAACGGCCCAAAAGCGGCAGGGCCCCCTTTCCGCATAAGCTGCGGGTCTCCGTTGCGTCGAGCGGAAGTGCCGCGCTTTGGCCTGAGTGGAATCCGCTGGCCAGCTTCGGATGCGCTCTTCTGCATGCGAGCGCATACCGGTAGAGCAGTACGATGAGAACTTATCATCGAGTCCGGCGCCCGCTGCTGCTGCTGCTGCTGCTGCTGCTGACTTGCGCCCCGGGTGCAACGTTCGCACAGGAAGTATATCAGCTCCCGGACGGCCAGGAGACCCGCTGGATCAGTCCCGAAAATCCGACGGGAGACAAGGGAGCCGGCGCGAAAGAAAATCGTGGCGGGAAAGGCCACGCCTTCGAAACCATTCCCCTCGGCGCAACACACACGCTCGCGCATATCAAAGGTTCCGGCATCATCGATCGGATATGGATGACGATCGAGGACCGCTCGCCGGAAGCCTTGCGAGGCCTGAAGCTCGAAGCATTCTGGGATGGAGCGAAGACCCCTGCAGTGTCCGTCCCGCTCGGCGACTTCTTCCTCCACGGTGCAGGCGAAATAGTGCCTCTGGAGACCGAGCTGTTTGCCAGCCCTGAAGGTCGGTCGCTTGTCTCCTATGTGAAAATGCCTTTTCGCCGCGAAGCCAGGCTGACAGTGACCAATGAGTCCGGCAAGCGGGTCAACTTGATCTTCTTCGACATCAATTATCGTTCAGTGACGGTGCTTCCGAAAGACACCCTCTATTTTCACGCGTGGTGGAACCGCGAAAAGTCTACGGCACTCGGCCGTGATTTCCGGATCCTGCCGCGCATCGAGGGCAAGGGGCGCTTCCTGGGGACGAGTGTGACGGTGCTCACTAACCCGGTTTACGAGAGAACCTGGTGGGGTGAAGGCGAGGTCAAGATCTCCCTGGATGGTGACGCCGAGCATCCCACTTTGGTGGGAACGGGCACAGAGGATTACATCGGTACGGCATGGGGCCAGGGGCCTTATGTGAACCGGTTCCAGGGTGCGCCAATTGCCACTTGGGACGACGAGGGACGCTGGACCTTCTACCGTTTCCACGTGCCTGATCCGGTATATTTTCGGCACGGCATCGAGGTGACTCTCCAGCAGATGGGCGGAGCGCGCAAGCCCATCATCCTTGGCCTGATGAAGAAGGGCGCACCTCTCGTCCCGGTGACCATTGACCCGGGCTCGCGAGACAATTTTCAGCAGCTTCTCTACAGCAGCAAGCAACTCCCCGACGCGGCACTGCCGGATGGGCATACAAACTATTACCGCAGCGACGATGTGGCTGCGGTGGCGTACTTCTATCTAGACAAGCCGGATCGCGTTCTACCTTCGATCGCGCCCGTTGCGGAGCGTCTGTCCGGACTGCGCGTGCCAAAAAAGAAATAAGCTGCGCGCCGCTGGTGAGGGGGCTGGGGCGTCCCAAGTCCGCTAAGCGCCCATTGTCGCTGTCTACAGCGCCCTTGGGTGTTCCCGAAAGCGGACGTCCGTTCACGTCAAAGCTCAGGGCCTTGGCCTTGGCAGCGCTCCTAACGAGGGT
Protein-coding regions in this window:
- a CDS encoding glycoside hydrolase family 172 protein, translated to MRTYHRVRRPLLLLLLLLLTCAPGATFAQEVYQLPDGQETRWISPENPTGDKGAGAKENRGGKGHAFETIPLGATHTLAHIKGSGIIDRIWMTIEDRSPEALRGLKLEAFWDGAKTPAVSVPLGDFFLHGAGEIVPLETELFASPEGRSLVSYVKMPFRREARLTVTNESGKRVNLIFFDINYRSVTVLPKDTLYFHAWWNREKSTALGRDFRILPRIEGKGRFLGTSVTVLTNPVYERTWWGEGEVKISLDGDAEHPTLVGTGTEDYIGTAWGQGPYVNRFQGAPIATWDDEGRWTFYRFHVPDPVYFRHGIEVTLQQMGGARKPIILGLMKKGAPLVPVTIDPGSRDNFQQLLYSSKQLPDAALPDGHTNYYRSDDVAAVAYFYLDKPDRVLPSIAPVAERLSGLRVPKKK